A genome region from Pseudomonas anguilliseptica includes the following:
- the flgG gene encoding flagellar basal-body rod protein FlgG translates to MLPSLWVSKTGLSAQDMNLTTISNNLANVSTTGFKRDRAEFEDLLYQIRRQPGGQSSQDSQLPTGLQLGTGVRIVGTQKIHTQGSLQTTEQPLDMAINGRGFFQVLLPDGTVSYTRDGSFHLNSDGQVVTSNGYALEPAIVLPNEVRTFIVGEDGTASVTTAGNPQPQIVGNLQTADFINPAGLEAIGNNLFLETAASGAPQVGTPGLNGLGVMLQNTLENSNVSVVEELVNMITTQRAYEMNSKVISTADQMLGFLSQNL, encoded by the coding sequence ATGCTTCCTTCACTGTGGGTCAGCAAGACCGGTCTGTCCGCTCAGGACATGAACCTGACCACCATTTCCAACAACCTGGCCAACGTCTCGACCACCGGCTTCAAGCGTGATCGCGCCGAGTTCGAGGACTTGCTGTATCAGATCCGTCGCCAACCTGGTGGCCAGTCCAGTCAGGACAGCCAGCTGCCTACCGGCCTGCAATTGGGTACCGGGGTGCGGATTGTCGGTACGCAGAAGATTCATACCCAGGGCAGCCTGCAGACCACCGAGCAGCCGCTGGACATGGCGATCAACGGTCGCGGTTTCTTCCAGGTGCTGCTGCCTGACGGTACGGTTTCCTATACCCGTGATGGCAGTTTTCACCTCAACTCCGATGGCCAGGTGGTGACGTCCAATGGCTATGCCCTGGAGCCGGCCATCGTGCTGCCTAACGAGGTACGCACCTTTATCGTGGGCGAGGATGGCACTGCATCGGTGACCACCGCCGGCAACCCGCAGCCGCAGATCGTGGGCAACCTGCAAACCGCCGACTTTATCAACCCGGCGGGCCTGGAAGCGATCGGCAACAACCTGTTCCTCGAGACCGCCGCCAGCGGTGCACCGCAGGTCGGTACGCCTGGTTTGAATGGCCTGGGCGTGATGCTGCAGAACACTCTGGAAAACTCCAACGTCAGCGTGGTCGAGGAGCTGGTGAACATGATCACCACCCAGCGCGCCTATGAAATGAACTCCAAAGTCATTTCCACTGCTGACCAGATGCTCGGTTTTCTTTCGCAGAATCTTTGA
- a CDS encoding flagellar basal body rod protein FlgF, producing MDKMLYVSMTGAHNNTLAQRAHANNLANISTSGFRRDFEQARSMPIFGDSYPSRVYAMSERPGTDFTPGSLQETGRDLDVAVGGKGWLAVQAPDGTEAYVRTASLNVDALGVLRTGNGLPVMGNAGPIAVPPEQKIEIGKDGTISIRALGEDPNVLAEVDRLKLVNPDPKQMEKGVDGMIRFKGQGPVLADANMEVTSGFLESSNVNAVEEMTAILSLSRQFELQVKMMRTAEDNSAAMARVLQMT from the coding sequence ATGGATAAGATGCTGTACGTTTCCATGACTGGTGCCCACAACAACACCCTGGCCCAGCGTGCCCACGCCAACAACTTGGCGAATATCTCGACCAGCGGCTTTCGTCGCGATTTCGAGCAGGCGCGCTCCATGCCGATCTTTGGTGACAGTTATCCGTCGCGGGTCTATGCGATGAGTGAGCGCCCGGGTACCGATTTCACGCCTGGCTCGCTGCAGGAAACCGGTCGCGATCTGGATGTGGCGGTTGGCGGCAAGGGCTGGCTGGCAGTACAGGCACCCGATGGCACTGAAGCCTACGTGCGCACCGCCAGCCTGAACGTTGACGCCCTGGGTGTGCTGCGTACCGGCAATGGCTTGCCGGTGATGGGCAACGCGGGGCCGATTGCCGTGCCGCCAGAGCAGAAGATCGAGATCGGCAAGGACGGCACCATTAGCATTCGCGCCCTGGGCGAAGACCCCAATGTGCTGGCCGAGGTTGACCGTTTGAAGCTGGTCAACCCCGATCCCAAGCAGATGGAGAAGGGCGTCGACGGGATGATCCGCTTCAAGGGGCAGGGCCCGGTGTTGGCGGATGCCAATATGGAGGTCACCTCGGGCTTTCTCGAATCGAGCAACGTCAATGCCGTGGAAGAGATGACCGCGATTCTCTCCCTGTCCCGCCAATTCGAACTGCAAGTGAAGATGATGCGTACTGCCGAGGACAACTCGGCGGCGATGGCTCGCGTCTTGCAGATGACCTAA
- the flgE gene encoding flagellar hook protein FlgE has product MGFNIGLSGLRAATSDLNVTGNNIANAGTAGFKQSRAEFADVYAASVLGSGSNPQGSGVLLADVSQLFNQGNINYTQNALDLAINGNGFFVTSNNGEVSYTRAGYFGTDREGFMVNNFGYRLQGYAVDASGNLQNGVVDDLQIQTASQEPRATESILQTFNVNSTNVRPTNAGTMAAPTFDPTDPLSYNSSTSLNIYDSQGNSHVMTQYFVKDAAPANNSWTMHVLIDGVNPRDPTSTRPFSYDLKYDAAGQLATPAFTPLAGIPPNAALDAPAIPVGTVNGVIPYAQADWIPAERDPVTGNLVPNGADSATAGFTFDVRGSTQFASAFAVSSVSQDGYTTGQLSGLEIDDTGVIFARYTNGQSRVQGQVVLANFANVQGLTSVGKTAWVQSFQSGEPVVGTPRSGTLGALQSGALEDSNVELSDQLVNLIVAQRNYQANAKTIETESAVTQTIINLR; this is encoded by the coding sequence ATGGGTTTCAATATCGGTCTTAGCGGTCTACGTGCGGCGACCAGTGACCTTAACGTGACCGGTAACAACATCGCCAACGCCGGGACTGCCGGTTTCAAGCAGTCGCGTGCCGAGTTTGCCGATGTTTATGCCGCCTCCGTGCTGGGTTCCGGCTCGAACCCGCAGGGCAGTGGCGTGCTGTTGGCGGATGTGTCGCAGCTGTTCAATCAGGGCAATATCAATTACACGCAAAACGCCCTGGACCTGGCCATCAACGGTAATGGCTTCTTCGTCACCAGCAACAATGGCGAGGTCAGCTACACCCGTGCCGGTTACTTCGGCACTGACCGTGAAGGCTTTATGGTCAACAACTTCGGCTACCGGCTGCAGGGCTATGCGGTTGATGCCAGCGGCAACCTGCAGAACGGCGTGGTCGATGACCTGCAGATCCAGACTGCCAGCCAGGAGCCGCGTGCAACCGAGAGCATCCTGCAGACGTTCAACGTCAACTCGACCAATGTGCGGCCGACCAATGCCGGCACCATGGCCGCTCCGACCTTCGATCCTACCGACCCGCTGTCCTATAACTCCTCGACCTCGCTGAATATCTATGACAGTCAGGGTAACTCCCATGTCATGACGCAGTATTTCGTCAAGGATGCGGCGCCGGCCAACAACAGCTGGACCATGCATGTGCTGATCGACGGGGTAAACCCGCGTGACCCCACCAGCACGCGACCTTTCAGTTATGACTTGAAATATGACGCGGCGGGGCAGCTGGCGACGCCGGCATTTACCCCGCTGGCAGGCATCCCGCCCAACGCCGCCCTGGATGCGCCGGCCATCCCGGTGGGTACGGTGAATGGCGTGATTCCCTATGCCCAGGCTGACTGGATTCCGGCCGAGCGTGACCCGGTCACCGGCAACCTGGTGCCCAATGGGGCCGACAGCGCCACCGCCGGCTTTACCTTCGACGTGCGCGGTTCCACGCAGTTTGCCAGTGCCTTTGCTGTTAGTAGCGTCAGCCAGGACGGCTACACCACCGGCCAGCTGTCAGGGCTGGAGATTGACGACACCGGGGTAATCTTTGCCCGTTACACCAACGGTCAATCGCGGGTGCAAGGGCAGGTGGTACTGGCCAACTTCGCCAACGTGCAGGGGCTGACGTCGGTTGGCAAGACCGCCTGGGTGCAGTCGTTCCAGTCGGGTGAGCCGGTGGTCGGTACACCGCGTAGTGGCACCCTGGGTGCGCTGCAGTCGGGGGCGCTGGAGGACTCCAATGTCGAACTGTCGGATCAGTTGGTTAACCTGATCGTGGCGCAGCGCAACTATCAGGCCAACGCCAAGACCATCGAGACCGAGAGTGCGGTGACCCAGACCATTATCAACCTGCGTTGA
- the flgD gene encoding flagellar hook assembly protein FlgD has translation MSTVGDVSGSALDQYQIKNETKTNKDLGKNEFLNLLVAQLNNQNPLEPQGNGEFIAQLAQFSQVEGIEKLNASMGSLLTGYQSSQALQASSLVGRKVIVPSDKAVVDTSESFKASLVLPVSSSNVYVNIYDKAGAAVGRVNLGEQAAGNVSFIWDGKDSNGNLLPPGTYKFEAQATYADGTKGLYTMLPANVDSVTLGGKELMLNLAGLGSVPMSQVQVIGQ, from the coding sequence ATGAGTACTGTTGGCGATGTCAGTGGTTCGGCACTGGATCAATACCAGATCAAGAACGAGACCAAGACAAACAAGGACCTGGGCAAGAATGAGTTCCTCAACTTGCTGGTGGCCCAGTTGAATAACCAGAACCCGCTGGAGCCGCAAGGCAATGGTGAGTTTATCGCCCAGCTGGCGCAGTTCAGCCAGGTAGAAGGGATCGAGAAGCTGAACGCCAGCATGGGTTCGCTGCTGACCGGCTATCAGTCGTCCCAGGCGCTGCAGGCGTCCTCGTTGGTCGGGCGCAAGGTAATTGTCCCGAGCGACAAGGCGGTGGTTGATACCAGCGAGAGCTTCAAGGCCAGCCTGGTATTGCCGGTCAGCAGCAGCAACGTCTACGTCAATATCTATGACAAGGCTGGCGCTGCGGTAGGGCGCGTCAATCTGGGTGAGCAGGCGGCCGGCAATGTCAGCTTTATCTGGGATGGCAAGGATTCCAACGGCAATCTGTTGCCGCCCGGCACTTACAAGTTCGAGGCGCAGGCCACCTACGCCGATGGCACCAAGGGCCTCTACACCATGCTGCCGGCCAACGTCGACAGCGTGACCCTGGGTGGCAAGGAGTTGATGTTGAACCTGGCTGGGCTTGGCAGCGTGCCAATGTCGCAAGTCCAGGTAATCGGTCAGTAA
- the flgC gene encoding flagellar basal body rod protein FlgC, producing MSLASVFNIAGMGMSAQSTRLNTISSNIANAETVSSSIDQTYRARHPVFVTVYQSAQDGDRGSLFADQDNAGVGVQVLGVVEDQSSLMPRYEPNHPAADAGGYVYYPNVNVVEEMADMISASRAFQTNTEMMNTAKQMMQRVLTLGQ from the coding sequence ATGTCACTTGCCAGTGTTTTCAATATCGCCGGAATGGGGATGAGCGCGCAGAGCACTCGTCTGAACACTATCTCCAGCAACATTGCCAACGCCGAGACGGTTTCCTCGAGCATTGATCAGACCTATCGCGCGCGTCATCCGGTGTTTGTCACCGTGTACCAGTCGGCGCAGGACGGTGATCGTGGTTCGCTGTTTGCCGATCAGGACAACGCTGGTGTGGGCGTGCAGGTGCTCGGTGTGGTCGAGGATCAAAGCAGCCTGATGCCGCGTTATGAGCCTAACCATCCAGCAGCTGATGCGGGCGGCTACGTGTATTACCCCAATGTCAATGTGGTGGAAGAAATGGCCGACATGATTTCTGCTAGTCGGGCTTTTCAGACCAACACGGAAATGATGAACACAGCCAAGCAGATGATGCAGCGCGTATTGACCCTGGGTCAGTAA
- the flgB gene encoding flagellar basal body rod protein FlgB — protein sequence MSISFDRALGIHEQALGFRAQRAEVLANNIANADTPHYKARDLQFATVLAEQNAKNQRGQVSLNRTDSQHIPADGVIVGDASLAYRTPFHPSIDQNTVDLQIEQSNYAENSVQFQASFTFLNSKFKGLVNALRGE from the coding sequence ATGAGCATCAGTTTCGATCGGGCACTCGGCATCCATGAACAGGCACTGGGCTTTCGCGCTCAGCGTGCCGAGGTGTTGGCTAACAACATCGCCAACGCCGACACGCCGCACTACAAGGCGCGCGATCTGCAGTTCGCCACTGTGCTGGCTGAGCAAAACGCGAAGAACCAGCGCGGCCAGGTGAGCCTGAATCGGACTGACAGCCAGCATATTCCTGCGGATGGCGTGATCGTCGGGGATGCCAGCTTGGCGTATCGCACCCCGTTCCATCCCTCGATTGATCAGAACACCGTCGACCTGCAGATCGAACAGTCCAATTACGCCGAGAACTCGGTGCAGTTCCAGGCCAGCTTTACCTTTCTCAACAGCAAATTCAAAGGGCTGGTCAACGCCCTGCGCGGCGAATAA
- a CDS encoding bacterioferritin-associated ferredoxin produces the protein MYVCLCEGVTDGQIREAIYEGCCSYRDVRATLGVASQCGKCACLAKQVVRDTLSEVQSSQAAMAYPANFVAA, from the coding sequence ATGTACGTGTGTCTCTGTGAAGGTGTTACTGACGGCCAGATCCGCGAAGCCATCTACGAAGGCTGCTGCAGCTATCGTGATGTGCGCGCCACCCTCGGCGTTGCCAGCCAATGCGGCAAATGCGCCTGTCTGGCCAAGCAAGTGGTACGGGACACCCTGAGTGAAGTGCAGAGCAGCCAAGCGGCCATGGCCTACCCAGCAAACTTTGTTGCCGCCTAA
- the bfr gene encoding bacterioferritin: MKGDKKVIQHLNKILGNELVAINQYFLHARMYEDWGLKKLGEHEYHESIDEMKHADKLIKRILFLEGLPNLQDLGKILIGENTKEMLECDLKIEHKAHIDLKAAIAYCESIGDYASRELLEEILCSEEDHIDWLETQLSLIEAVGLQNYLQSQMDE; encoded by the coding sequence ATGAAAGGCGACAAGAAGGTCATCCAGCATCTGAACAAGATCCTCGGTAACGAGCTGGTCGCGATCAACCAGTACTTCCTGCACGCACGCATGTACGAAGACTGGGGCCTGAAGAAACTCGGCGAGCACGAGTACCACGAGTCCATCGACGAGATGAAGCATGCGGACAAGCTGATCAAGCGCATCCTGTTCCTCGAAGGCCTGCCTAACCTGCAAGACCTCGGCAAGATCCTGATCGGTGAAAACACCAAGGAAATGCTGGAGTGCGACCTGAAGATCGAACACAAGGCGCACATTGATCTGAAAGCGGCGATTGCCTATTGCGAAAGCATCGGCGACTACGCCAGCCGCGAACTACTGGAAGAAATCCTCTGCTCCGAGGAAGACCACATCGACTGGCTGGAAACCCAACTCAGCCTGATCGAAGCCGTGGGCCTGCAGAATTATCTGCAATCGCAGATGGACGAATAA
- the grxD gene encoding Grx4 family monothiol glutaredoxin, which yields MDIIETIKEQIAKNTVLLYMKGSPNAPQCGFSSKAAQVVMACGEKFAYVDILQNPEIRANLPKYANWPTFPQLWVGGELVGGSDILAEMFDKGELQTLIKDAVQKADA from the coding sequence ATGGATATCATCGAAACCATCAAAGAGCAGATCGCTAAGAATACCGTTCTGCTGTACATGAAAGGCTCGCCGAACGCTCCGCAGTGCGGCTTTTCCTCCAAGGCTGCGCAGGTTGTGATGGCCTGTGGCGAGAAATTCGCCTACGTCGACATCCTGCAAAACCCGGAAATCCGCGCCAACCTGCCTAAATACGCCAACTGGCCAACCTTCCCACAGCTGTGGGTCGGCGGTGAGCTGGTCGGCGGCAGCGACATCCTCGCGGAAATGTTTGACAAGGGTGAGCTGCAGACCCTGATCAAAGATGCCGTGCAGAAAGCCGACGCCTAA
- a CDS encoding IS5 family transposase has protein sequence MKQMTFADAEYAGKRKQTRKELFLIEMDRVVPWKGLIALIEPHYPKGEGGRPSYPLMAMLRVHLMQNWFGYSDPAMEEALYETTILRQFAGLTLERIPDETTILNFRRLLEKHELAAGILAVINGYLGDRGLSLRQGTIVDATLINAPSSTKNKNGKRDPEMHSTKKGNQYYFGMKAHIGVDDESGLVHSVVGTAANVADVTQVDKLLHGEENMVGADAGYTGVEKRPEHEGRQVIWQVAARRSTYKKLGKRSALYKAKRKIEKAKAQVRAKVEHPFRVIKRQFGYVKTRFRGLVKNTAQLVTLFALSNLWMARRHLLTNAGEVRP, from the coding sequence ATGAAGCAGATGACCTTCGCCGACGCCGAGTACGCCGGCAAGCGCAAGCAGACCCGCAAAGAATTGTTCCTGATCGAGATGGATCGGGTAGTGCCATGGAAAGGGTTGATCGCTTTGATCGAGCCGCATTATCCAAAGGGTGAAGGCGGCCGACCGTCCTATCCGCTGATGGCGATGCTGCGAGTGCATCTGATGCAAAACTGGTTCGGTTACAGCGATCCGGCGATGGAAGAGGCGCTGTACGAGACCACCATCCTACGCCAGTTTGCCGGGCTGACTCTGGAGCGCATTCCTGACGAAACCACCATCCTCAACTTCCGCCGCTTGCTGGAAAAACACGAACTGGCTGCCGGCATCCTGGCCGTGATCAATGGCTACCTGGGTGACCGTGGTTTGTCGCTGCGCCAAGGCACCATCGTCGATGCCACGCTGATCAACGCGCCGAGTTCAACCAAGAACAAGAACGGTAAGCGTGACCCTGAGATGCACTCAACCAAGAAAGGCAATCAGTATTACTTCGGCATGAAGGCGCACATCGGGGTGGATGACGAGTCTGGCTTGGTGCACAGCGTGGTGGGTACTGCCGCCAACGTGGCGGATGTCACCCAGGTCGATAAGCTGCTGCACGGCGAGGAAAACATGGTGGGGGCCGATGCCGGATATACCGGTGTCGAGAAGCGCCCCGAGCATGAGGGCCGTCAAGTGATCTGGCAGGTTGCAGCACGGCGTAGCACTTACAAGAAACTCGGTAAGCGCAGCGCGCTGTACAAAGCCAAGCGCAAAATCGAGAAGGCCAAGGCCCAAGTGCGAGCCAAGGTCGAGCATCCGTTTCGGGTGATCAAGCGTCAGTTCGGTTATGTGAAGACGCGCTTCCGTGGCCTGGTCAAAAACACGGCGCAACTGGTGACTTTATTCGCGCTGTCAAATCTGTGGATGGCGCGCCGACATTTACTGACGAATGCAGGAGAGGTGCGCCCGTAA
- the argF gene encoding ornithine carbamoyltransferase, with amino-acid sequence MSARHFLSLMDCTPDELVSLIRRGMELKDLRNRGVLFEPLKNRVLGMIFEKASTRTRLSFEAGMIQLGGQAIFLSPRDTQLGRGEPIGDAAIVMSRMLDAVMIRTFAHSTLTEFAANSRVAVINGLSDDLHPCQLLADMQTYQEHRGSIKGKTVAWIGDGNNMCNSYIEAAMQFDFQLRVACPEGYEPNAKFLAAAGDRVQITRDPLAAVAGAHLVSTDVWASMGQEDEAAERLKLFQPYQVNRALLDAAADDVLFLHCLPAHRGEEISEDLLDDPRSAAWDQAENRLHVQKALLEFLVEPAYHHA; translated from the coding sequence ATGAGCGCAAGACACTTTCTCTCGCTGATGGATTGCACACCGGACGAACTGGTGAGCCTGATCCGCCGCGGCATGGAGCTGAAGGACTTGCGCAACCGCGGCGTACTCTTCGAGCCGCTGAAGAATCGCGTACTGGGCATGATCTTCGAGAAGGCCTCGACCCGCACCCGCCTGTCGTTCGAAGCCGGCATGATCCAGCTTGGCGGCCAGGCCATCTTCCTCTCGCCACGTGACACTCAGCTGGGCCGTGGCGAGCCGATTGGCGACGCGGCCATCGTCATGTCGCGCATGCTTGATGCGGTGATGATCCGCACCTTCGCCCACAGCACCCTGACCGAATTTGCCGCCAACTCACGGGTCGCGGTGATCAACGGCCTGTCCGATGACCTGCACCCCTGCCAACTGCTGGCCGACATGCAGACCTATCAGGAGCATCGCGGCAGCATCAAGGGCAAGACCGTGGCCTGGATCGGCGACGGCAACAATATGTGCAACTCCTATATAGAAGCGGCCATGCAGTTCGACTTCCAACTGCGCGTCGCCTGCCCTGAGGGCTATGAGCCAAACGCCAAATTCCTCGCCGCAGCAGGCGACCGTGTGCAGATAACGCGTGACCCGCTTGCCGCCGTTGCCGGCGCACACCTGGTAAGCACCGACGTGTGGGCCTCGATGGGTCAGGAAGACGAAGCCGCCGAACGCCTCAAGCTGTTCCAGCCCTACCAGGTCAACCGTGCACTGCTGGATGCCGCCGCCGACGACGTGCTGTTCCTGCACTGCCTGCCGGCTCACCGTGGCGAGGAAATCAGCGAAGATCTGCTCGATGACCCGCGCTCGGCCGCCTGGGATCAAGCGGAAAACCGCCTGCATGTACAGAAGGCGCTGCTCGAGTTTCTGGTTGAGCCGGCGTACCACCACGCATGA
- a CDS encoding ABC transporter ATP-binding protein, translating to MSQPLLNLRDLSCGYPGHKVVQNLNLHLNAGDIGCLLGPSGCGKTTTLRAIAGFEPVLEGEIQLADQVISKAGFTLAPEKRRIGMVFQDYALFPHLSVAENIGFGIRKQANCERVTQELMELVKLGHLGKRYPHELSGGQQQRVALARALAPEPQLLLLDEPFSNLDGELRRRLSHEVRDILKARGTSAILVTHDQEEAFAVSDHVGVFKEGKLEQWDTPFNLYHEPLTPFVASFIGQGYFIRGQLLGPDSVQTELGLIRGNRAYTWPIGSAVDVLLRPDDIVYDPDSAQKALIVGKTFLGAATLYRLQLPTGSQLESIFPSHADHLPGQQVGIRVAADHLVVFPAPGSIAAQVNLGESGVRRYSSDS from the coding sequence ATGAGCCAGCCGCTGCTGAACCTGCGTGACCTGAGCTGCGGCTACCCCGGACACAAGGTGGTGCAGAACCTCAATCTGCATCTGAATGCCGGCGATATCGGTTGCCTGCTCGGCCCTTCGGGTTGCGGCAAGACCACCACACTGCGTGCCATCGCCGGTTTTGAGCCGGTGCTGGAAGGCGAGATCCAGCTGGCTGATCAGGTTATCTCCAAGGCCGGTTTTACCCTGGCCCCCGAGAAACGCCGAATCGGCATGGTATTCCAGGATTACGCGCTGTTCCCGCACCTGAGCGTGGCCGAGAACATCGGCTTCGGCATCCGCAAGCAAGCCAATTGCGAGCGGGTTACCCAGGAGCTGATGGAGCTGGTCAAACTTGGCCACCTCGGCAAACGCTACCCGCACGAGCTGTCCGGCGGCCAACAGCAACGCGTAGCCCTGGCCCGCGCCCTGGCACCGGAACCACAACTGCTGCTGCTTGATGAGCCGTTTTCCAATCTGGATGGCGAGCTGCGTCGGCGCTTGAGCCATGAGGTGCGCGACATTCTCAAAGCCCGGGGCACCAGCGCGATTCTGGTGACCCATGACCAGGAAGAAGCCTTCGCCGTCAGCGATCACGTCGGCGTATTCAAGGAAGGCAAGCTGGAGCAGTGGGACACTCCATTCAACCTCTACCACGAACCGCTAACGCCCTTTGTCGCGAGTTTTATCGGTCAGGGCTACTTTATTCGCGGCCAGCTGCTCGGCCCAGACTCGGTACAAACCGAACTGGGCCTGATTCGCGGCAACCGGGCCTACACCTGGCCCATCGGCAGCGCGGTGGACGTGCTGCTGCGCCCGGACGACATCGTCTACGACCCCGACAGCGCGCAAAAAGCCTTGATCGTCGGTAAAACATTCCTCGGTGCAGCAACGCTCTATCGCCTGCAACTGCCCACCGGCAGTCAGCTGGAATCGATCTTCCCCAGCCATGCCGATCACCTGCCCGGCCAGCAGGTCGGCATCCGTGTCGCTGCCGACCATCTAGTAGTATTCCCCGCCCCCGGCAGCATCGCCGCCCAGGTCAACCTGGGTGAATCCGGTGTGCGTCGCTACAGCAGCGACAGCTGA
- a CDS encoding PhzF family phenazine biosynthesis protein, with protein sequence MQLEFHQIDAFATQPFTGNPAMVYRLGRWLDDALMQQIAAEHNLAETAFVVKEGAAWHIRWFTPAAEVPLCGHATLASAHVLFKVYGEPGDVLDFTCLSGALRVSRVGTKLVLDFPVRRAQSCDLHAEVEQALGLPVERVLALHGGQGIQELLAILPSEAAVRAYQPDLAAVASLPGLGLLISAPGEQHDFVSRYFAPSIGVNEDPVTGSTHCILTPYWAQRLDKTRLSAFQCSARGGELHCELVGERVQIAGQALLIASGRLLLE encoded by the coding sequence ATGCAACTTGAATTTCACCAGATCGATGCCTTTGCCACGCAGCCATTTACCGGTAATCCAGCGATGGTCTATCGCCTGGGCCGCTGGCTTGACGACGCGCTGATGCAGCAGATTGCCGCCGAGCACAACCTGGCGGAAACCGCTTTTGTGGTGAAGGAGGGGGCGGCCTGGCATATCCGCTGGTTTACCCCAGCGGCGGAAGTGCCGTTGTGCGGCCATGCCACCCTGGCCAGTGCCCATGTGCTGTTCAAGGTTTACGGTGAGCCGGGTGATGTGCTTGATTTCACCTGTTTGTCCGGCGCGCTGCGGGTCAGCCGCGTAGGTACCAAGCTGGTACTGGATTTCCCTGTGCGCCGTGCGCAATCGTGCGACTTACACGCAGAAGTTGAGCAGGCCCTGGGCTTGCCGGTAGAGCGCGTGCTGGCGTTGCATGGGGGGCAGGGGATTCAGGAACTGCTGGCGATTTTGCCTAGCGAGGCGGCGGTGCGGGCTTATCAGCCGGACCTGGCCGCTGTTGCCTCGTTGCCGGGGTTGGGCTTGCTGATCAGCGCCCCCGGTGAGCAGCATGACTTCGTCTCGCGCTATTTCGCCCCCTCCATCGGCGTTAATGAAGACCCGGTAACCGGTTCGACCCACTGCATCCTTACCCCCTACTGGGCGCAGCGTCTGGACAAGACCCGGCTCAGCGCCTTCCAGTGTTCGGCGCGCGGCGGCGAGTTGCATTGTGAGCTGGTCGGTGAGCGTGTGCAGATCGCCGGCCAGGCGTTGTTGATCGCCAGTGGCCGGTTGCTGTTGGAGTAG
- a CDS encoding type IV pili methyl-accepting chemotaxis transducer N-terminal domain-containing protein, translated as MLKPIFFGLLLSLSLFSPSSWAVISAAESMNLSGMQRMLSQRIAKTYLMIGAEVRPEQAEQQLDQSIAKFESNYLALSEYAPTADIRAALDDAGQTWQRYRELALSRPDKQQALLVLQLSDQLLAQSEHLVLLLERHSGAQSAALINRSGRQRMLSQRIAALYLAMSWHLPISNLQQSFEQAVSEFDVALHALQQASQNTAQISKGLSQAEAQWRFTRAGFNLANDSRYVPTIISTTTETLLWQMHELTNQYEGVMLAGS; from the coding sequence ATGCTCAAACCCATATTCTTTGGCCTACTGCTTAGCCTAAGCCTGTTCAGCCCCAGCAGCTGGGCAGTTATCAGCGCCGCCGAATCAATGAACCTCTCGGGCATGCAGCGCATGCTTAGCCAGCGTATTGCCAAAACCTACTTGATGATCGGCGCCGAGGTTCGCCCCGAGCAAGCCGAACAGCAACTCGACCAAAGCATCGCCAAATTCGAGAGCAACTACCTCGCCCTCAGCGAATACGCACCCACCGCGGACATTCGTGCGGCGTTGGATGACGCAGGACAAACCTGGCAGCGTTACCGTGAGCTGGCCCTGTCACGTCCGGACAAACAACAAGCGTTATTGGTTCTGCAGTTGAGCGATCAACTGCTCGCGCAGAGTGAACATCTGGTGCTGCTATTGGAACGCCACAGCGGCGCCCAGAGCGCCGCCCTGATAAACCGTAGCGGGCGTCAACGGATGCTCAGCCAACGCATTGCCGCGCTGTATCTGGCCATGAGTTGGCACTTGCCGATTAGCAACCTGCAACAGAGCTTCGAGCAAGCTGTCAGTGAGTTTGATGTCGCGCTGCACGCGTTGCAGCAGGCCAGCCAGAACACCGCACAAATAAGCAAAGGCCTGAGCCAGGCCGAAGCACAATGGCGCTTTACCCGCGCCGGGTTCAACCTCGCGAACGACTCGCGCTATGTACCGACAATCATCTCCACCACCACCGAAACCCTGCTGTGGCAGATGCATGAACTGACTAATCAATACGAAGGGGTGATGCTGGCAGGTTCCTGA